One stretch of Saccharomonospora xinjiangensis XJ-54 DNA includes these proteins:
- a CDS encoding acyl-CoA dehydrogenase family protein → MMFTESPERRALREAVAELAAKYGHEYYLAKARSGEHTSELWDEAGRLGYLGVSVPEEYGGGGAGIGELAAVCEEFCAAGTPMLLMVVSPAICATVIARFGTEEQKARWLPGFATGAVRMSFAITEPDAGSNAHRITTTARRDGDDWVLNGRKVFISGVDEADAVLVVGRTEDARTGRLKPALFVVPTATPGFEYRAIPMDLVSADKQFELLLDDVRLPADALVGEEDAAIAQLFAGLNPERIMGASFSTGIARYALGKAVGYARQRSVFGVPIGSHQGLAHPLAEVKIELELARLMTQKAAAVYDSGDDAAAGEAANMAKYAGAEVAVRAVDQAVQVHGGNGLASEYGLGTMLAAVRVGRIAPVSREMILNFVAQHSLGLPKSY, encoded by the coding sequence GTGATGTTCACCGAATCGCCCGAGCGCAGGGCGCTGCGCGAGGCCGTCGCCGAGCTGGCCGCGAAGTACGGCCACGAGTACTACCTGGCGAAGGCCCGAAGCGGCGAGCACACCAGTGAACTCTGGGACGAGGCGGGCAGACTCGGCTACCTCGGCGTGTCGGTACCCGAGGAATACGGCGGAGGGGGAGCGGGCATCGGTGAGCTCGCCGCCGTGTGTGAGGAGTTCTGCGCGGCGGGCACGCCGATGCTGCTCATGGTCGTGTCACCGGCGATCTGCGCCACGGTCATCGCCCGGTTCGGCACCGAAGAGCAGAAGGCGCGCTGGCTTCCCGGATTCGCCACAGGGGCCGTGCGGATGTCCTTCGCCATCACCGAACCCGACGCCGGGTCGAACGCCCACCGGATCACTACAACGGCCCGCCGCGACGGCGATGATTGGGTCCTGAATGGACGCAAGGTGTTCATCTCCGGAGTGGACGAGGCCGACGCCGTCCTCGTGGTGGGCCGCACGGAGGACGCCCGCACCGGCAGGCTCAAACCGGCGCTGTTCGTCGTGCCGACCGCGACGCCGGGCTTCGAGTACAGGGCGATCCCGATGGATCTGGTGTCGGCCGACAAGCAGTTCGAACTCCTGCTCGACGACGTGCGCCTGCCCGCCGACGCGCTCGTGGGGGAGGAGGACGCCGCCATCGCCCAGCTGTTCGCAGGCCTGAACCCGGAACGGATCATGGGGGCGTCGTTCTCCACTGGCATCGCGCGGTACGCGCTCGGCAAGGCCGTCGGCTACGCGCGGCAGCGCAGCGTGTTCGGCGTGCCCATCGGATCACATCAGGGGCTCGCGCACCCGCTGGCCGAGGTGAAGATCGAACTGGAGCTGGCGAGACTCATGACCCAGAAGGCCGCGGCCGTCTACGACTCCGGCGACGACGCCGCGGCGGGTGAGGCCGCCAACATGGCGAAGTACGCCGGAGCCGAGGTGGCCGTGCGCGCCGTTGACCAGGCCGTGCAGGTGCACGGCGGCAACGGACTGGCCTCCGAGTACGGTCTTGGCACGATGCTGGCAGCGGTGCGCGTCGGCAGGATCGCCCCCGTGAGCAGGGAGATGATCCTGAATTTCGTGGCCCAGCACAGTCTCGGACTGCCCAAGTCCTACTGA
- a CDS encoding tetratricopeptide repeat protein, which yields MSEIIEPPAGAPMPASVPDLLGRGRSAAEAGDWIAAAHAWVQAAMRGSLEGAERATRAAVELRLSADAGSAEAAALLAGILLEYFDESALPLAVTYAEASAEAGNPAGQRTYGYLLVEGIGVEPDPVAAAGLFRPAAESGDDYGTFNLAQHTDDADESLRLLARAAGQGLVEAGAVLGDRLSSMDRDAEALNWYLWAAHERTPGQCTRRAAGTATGSAPRPIRFRRCAGTSPCSTTVTATGFMKLSSWRRAPHYRRTGYARQAGSPASRPPRSP from the coding sequence ATGAGCGAGATCATCGAACCGCCGGCGGGTGCGCCGATGCCGGCCTCGGTGCCGGACCTCTTGGGCCGGGGCCGGTCAGCCGCCGAGGCTGGGGACTGGATCGCCGCGGCCCACGCCTGGGTCCAGGCCGCCATGCGAGGCAGCCTGGAGGGCGCGGAGCGGGCGACCCGTGCCGCCGTCGAGCTCCGCTTGTCGGCCGACGCCGGATCGGCGGAAGCCGCCGCCCTGCTGGCCGGGATTCTGCTGGAGTACTTCGACGAATCGGCGTTGCCACTGGCCGTGACGTACGCCGAGGCGTCGGCCGAGGCCGGGAACCCGGCAGGCCAGCGCACCTACGGCTACCTGCTCGTCGAAGGCATCGGCGTCGAGCCGGATCCCGTCGCCGCGGCCGGACTGTTCCGGCCGGCCGCCGAGAGCGGGGACGATTACGGGACCTTCAACCTCGCCCAGCACACCGACGACGCCGACGAATCCCTGCGCCTGCTGGCACGGGCCGCGGGACAGGGTCTCGTCGAAGCCGGTGCCGTGCTCGGCGACCGGCTCTCCTCGATGGACCGGGACGCGGAGGCGCTGAACTGGTACCTGTGGGCCGCGCACGAGCGCACACCGGGGCAATGTACGCGGCGGGCTGCTGGTACCGCGACGGGTTCGGCACCGCGCCCGATCCGGTTCAGACGTTGCGCTGGTACTTCACCATGTTCGACCACGGTGACGGCAACGGGATTCATGAAGCTATCGAGCTGGCGACGAGCGCCGCACTACCGGAGGACCGGATACGCGAGGCAGGCCGGCTCGCCGGCCAGCCGGCCGCCGCGGAGTCCCTGA
- a CDS encoding TetR/AcrR family transcriptional regulator, whose translation MTPTVREPRQERSRTTRRRLVGAAVDCLAELGWAGTTVGVVAERAGVSRGAAQHHFPTREDLVVATVEFLAGEQIAELRERAETLPRGKSRAEPVARMLLNLYTGPKFRAALHLWVAASGDDALRRALTPLEAKVGREAHRVALDLLDADESRPGVRETVQATLDLARGLGLADLLSDDSKRRERLVRQWAKTLEPIVGEGGRA comes from the coding sequence ATGACACCGACGGTGCGTGAACCCCGGCAGGAGCGCAGCCGGACGACCCGGAGGCGGCTCGTGGGCGCCGCCGTGGACTGCCTGGCCGAACTCGGCTGGGCAGGGACCACGGTGGGCGTCGTCGCCGAGCGGGCAGGCGTGTCGCGGGGCGCGGCGCAGCACCACTTCCCGACGAGGGAGGATCTCGTGGTGGCCACCGTCGAGTTCCTCGCGGGGGAGCAGATCGCGGAACTGCGGGAGCGTGCCGAGACGTTGCCCAGGGGTAAGAGCCGCGCCGAGCCGGTGGCCCGCATGTTGCTGAACCTCTACACCGGGCCGAAGTTCCGGGCGGCGCTGCACCTGTGGGTGGCGGCCTCCGGAGACGACGCGCTGCGCAGGGCACTCACCCCGCTGGAAGCGAAGGTGGGCAGGGAGGCGCACCGGGTGGCCCTCGATCTGCTCGACGCCGACGAGTCGCGACCGGGTGTGCGCGAGACCGTGCAGGCCACCCTCGACCTCGCGCGTGGCCTCGGGCTGGCCGACCTGCTCAGCGACGACTCCAAACGCCGGGAGCGGCTCGTGCGCCAGTGGGCGAAAACCCTGGAACCCATCGTCGGGGAGGGCGGCAGGGCCTGA
- a CDS encoding acyl-CoA carboxylase subunit beta, translating into MTILTSTVDTKDPGHLANRDAMLAKLAQIEAEHAKAVAGGGAKYVERHRKRGKLLVRERVELLLDPDSPFLELSPLAGWGSDYPVGASVVTGIGVVEGVECVIVGNDPTVRGGSSNPWTVRKIFRACDIALENRLPVINLVESGGADLPSQKEIFIPGGRLFRDLTRLSAAGIPTIALVFGNSTAGGAYVPGMSDHVVMVEGRSKVFLGGPPLVRMATGEISDDESLGGAAMHARTSGLADHLARDEADAIRIGRDIVRRLGWRKRGPEPAASLPPRYDPEELLGIVPDDLKVPFDPRDVLARVVDDSDFDEVKPRYGTSLVTGWARIHGYPVGVLANARGVLFSEESQKAAQFIQLANQTGTPLVFLHNTTGYMVGKDYEQGGIIKHGAMMINAVSNSRVPHLSVLMGASYGAGHYGMCGRAYDPRFLFAWPSAKSAVMGPAQLAGVLSIVARDAARARGQVYDEDGDAALRAAVEAQVEAESLPMFLSGRLYDDGVIDPRDTRTVLGLCLSAVHSQTVQGASFDGTGFGVFRM; encoded by the coding sequence ATGACGATTCTCACCTCAACAGTGGACACCAAAGACCCTGGTCACCTCGCCAACCGCGACGCGATGCTCGCCAAACTCGCCCAGATCGAGGCCGAGCACGCCAAGGCCGTCGCGGGCGGGGGAGCCAAGTACGTCGAGCGGCACCGCAAGCGCGGCAAGCTGCTCGTGCGTGAGCGCGTCGAACTGCTCCTCGACCCCGACTCGCCGTTTCTCGAACTCTCCCCGCTGGCGGGCTGGGGCAGCGACTACCCGGTCGGCGCCAGCGTGGTGACCGGGATCGGTGTCGTCGAGGGCGTCGAGTGCGTCATCGTCGGCAACGACCCCACGGTGCGCGGCGGCTCCAGCAATCCCTGGACGGTCCGCAAGATCTTCCGCGCGTGCGACATCGCGCTGGAGAACCGGCTTCCCGTGATCAACCTCGTCGAGTCGGGTGGCGCGGACCTGCCGAGCCAAAAGGAGATCTTCATTCCGGGCGGGCGGCTGTTCCGCGACCTCACCCGGCTGTCAGCGGCCGGGATTCCCACGATCGCGCTCGTGTTCGGCAACTCGACGGCCGGAGGCGCGTACGTGCCGGGGATGTCCGACCACGTCGTGATGGTGGAGGGCCGTTCCAAGGTCTTCCTCGGCGGCCCACCGCTGGTGAGGATGGCCACGGGGGAGATCTCCGACGACGAGTCGCTCGGCGGCGCGGCCATGCACGCGCGCACCTCCGGCCTCGCTGACCACCTCGCGCGGGACGAGGCCGACGCCATCCGCATCGGCAGGGACATCGTGAGGCGGCTCGGCTGGCGCAAACGCGGCCCCGAACCCGCCGCGTCGCTCCCCCCGCGCTACGACCCCGAGGAACTGCTCGGCATCGTGCCCGATGACCTCAAGGTGCCGTTCGACCCGAGGGACGTGCTCGCCAGAGTGGTGGACGACTCGGACTTCGACGAGGTCAAGCCGCGTTACGGCACCAGCCTCGTCACGGGCTGGGCGAGGATCCACGGCTATCCCGTCGGCGTGCTCGCCAACGCCAGAGGTGTGCTGTTCAGCGAGGAGTCGCAGAAGGCGGCCCAGTTCATCCAGCTCGCCAACCAGACCGGCACCCCGCTGGTGTTCCTCCACAACACCACGGGCTACATGGTCGGCAAGGACTACGAGCAGGGCGGCATCATCAAGCACGGCGCCATGATGATCAACGCCGTGTCGAACAGCAGGGTTCCGCACCTGTCCGTCCTCATGGGAGCGTCCTACGGCGCGGGCCACTACGGCATGTGCGGGCGCGCCTACGATCCGCGGTTCCTGTTCGCGTGGCCGAGCGCGAAATCGGCCGTGATGGGACCCGCGCAGCTCGCCGGGGTGCTGTCCATCGTGGCGCGCGACGCGGCTCGGGCACGTGGCCAGGTCTACGACGAGGACGGCGACGCGGCGCTGCGGGCGGCCGTCGAGGCGCAGGTGGAGGCCGAGTCGCTGCCGATGTTCCTCTCCGGCCGTCTCTACGACGACGGCGTGATCGACCCGAGGGACACGCGCACGGTGCTCGGGCTGTGCCTTTCGGCCGTGCACTCCCAGACCGTTCAGGGTGCCTCGTTCGACGGCACCGGCTTCGGCGTCTTCCGGATGTGA
- a CDS encoding TetR/AcrR family transcriptional regulator, producing the protein MTMSLSAELWPDVQPDAARRLMLAGVESFAERGYHATTTRDIATNAGMSPAALYVHFPSKAALLFAISRSGHQQALDLVRNAAESAGTPVEAMRAIVERFVAWHARRHTVARVVQYELGALPEKEYRVVAELRRGIEHIVHDLVVAGAKSGDFTVSDPMTAARAVLSLGVDVARWYTDRSRMSPTALGREYGDLALRMLGADPARPS; encoded by the coding sequence ATGACGATGTCGCTGTCGGCCGAGCTGTGGCCGGATGTCCAACCGGACGCGGCCCGCCGCCTGATGCTGGCCGGGGTCGAGTCCTTCGCCGAGCGCGGCTACCACGCCACCACCACCCGCGACATCGCGACCAACGCGGGCATGAGTCCCGCCGCGCTGTACGTGCACTTCCCCTCGAAGGCCGCATTGCTGTTCGCGATCAGCCGCAGCGGACACCAGCAGGCGCTCGACCTCGTCCGCAACGCGGCGGAATCCGCCGGAACGCCGGTCGAGGCGATGCGCGCGATCGTGGAAAGGTTCGTGGCCTGGCACGCGCGGCGCCACACGGTGGCGCGAGTCGTGCAGTACGAACTCGGCGCGCTGCCGGAGAAGGAGTACCGCGTCGTGGCCGAATTGCGCCGCGGCATCGAGCACATCGTGCACGATCTCGTGGTCGCGGGGGCGAAATCCGGCGACTTCACCGTGTCGGACCCGATGACCGCCGCTCGCGCGGTGCTCTCGCTGGGCGTGGACGTCGCGCGCTGGTACACCGACCGCTCCCGCATGTCCCCCACCGCACTGGGGCGGGAGTACGGCGACCTCGCGTTGCGCATGCTGGGCGCCGATCCGGCCCGGCCGAGCTGA
- a CDS encoding SDR family oxidoreductase: protein MNDLSGKTIIMSGGSRGIGEAIAVRAARDGANVALLAKTSEPHPKLPGTIHTAAKAIEDAGGHALPIVGDIRDDETVERAVERTVEQFGGIDIVVNNASAIDLTPSEVIPMKRYDLMQDINARGSFLLSRTAIPHLRRSDNPHILTLSPPIRLEEKWFTGGHLAYSIAKYSMSLVTVGLAAELKDAGVAVNSLWPRTTIDTAAIRNVVGSELTSRSRTPEIMADAAYAVLTKPSRTLTGRFLIDDEVLAAEGVTDFSRYRLAEREEDLQLDFWVEPADDTDGA from the coding sequence GTGAACGACCTTTCAGGCAAGACCATCATCATGTCCGGAGGTAGCAGGGGCATCGGCGAGGCCATCGCCGTGCGCGCGGCGCGCGACGGTGCCAACGTGGCGCTGCTCGCCAAGACCTCCGAACCACACCCGAAACTGCCCGGCACCATCCACACGGCCGCGAAGGCCATCGAGGACGCCGGAGGCCACGCACTGCCGATCGTGGGCGACATCCGCGACGACGAGACCGTGGAGCGGGCTGTCGAGCGCACCGTCGAGCAGTTCGGCGGCATCGACATCGTGGTGAACAACGCCAGCGCCATCGACCTCACGCCCTCCGAGGTCATCCCGATGAAGCGCTACGACCTCATGCAGGACATCAATGCGCGCGGGTCGTTCCTGCTGTCGCGCACCGCGATCCCGCACCTGCGCCGTTCGGACAACCCGCACATCCTCACGCTGTCGCCGCCGATCCGGCTCGAGGAGAAGTGGTTCACCGGCGGCCACCTCGCCTACAGCATCGCGAAGTACTCGATGAGCCTGGTCACGGTGGGGCTCGCGGCGGAGTTGAAGGACGCCGGGGTCGCTGTGAACTCGCTGTGGCCGCGCACCACCATCGACACCGCCGCCATCCGCAACGTGGTCGGCTCGGAGCTCACAAGCCGATCACGCACACCGGAGATCATGGCCGACGCGGCGTACGCGGTGCTCACGAAACCGAGCCGGACGCTCACGGGCCGGTTCCTCATCGACGACGAGGTGCTGGCAGCCGAGGGGGTCACCGACTTCTCCCGCTACCGACTCGCCGAACGCGAGGAGGACCTGCAACTCGACTTCTGGGTCGAGCCGGCCGATGACACCGACGGTGCGTGA
- a CDS encoding SDR family oxidoreductase produces the protein MAVDGLKNRVAIVTGASRGIGFGVARALVEAGAKVTITARKPDPLADAVENLGGADVALGVPGKADDAGHQDEAVRRTVETFGRIDFLVNNTGINPVYGPILDVEPEAAAKTFGVNVLSPLAWTRKVRDAWMGEHGGAIVNVSSIAGLRTSPGIGMYGVSKAALIRLTTELAQELAPAIRVNAVAPAVVKTSFATALYADKEDEVAAAYPMKRLGVPSDVAGVVTFLLSEQAAWITGQTLVVDGGVTLGGGL, from the coding sequence ATGGCTGTGGACGGTCTGAAGAACCGGGTCGCCATTGTGACAGGGGCCAGCAGGGGAATCGGCTTCGGGGTCGCGAGGGCGCTGGTCGAGGCAGGAGCGAAAGTCACGATCACCGCCCGCAAGCCGGACCCCCTTGCCGACGCGGTCGAGAACCTCGGAGGTGCCGACGTCGCTCTCGGGGTGCCGGGCAAGGCCGACGACGCGGGCCACCAGGACGAGGCGGTGCGGCGCACCGTCGAGACGTTCGGCCGCATCGACTTCCTCGTCAACAACACCGGCATCAACCCCGTCTACGGGCCGATCCTCGACGTGGAGCCCGAGGCGGCAGCGAAGACCTTCGGTGTCAACGTGCTGTCGCCGCTGGCGTGGACGCGGAAGGTGCGCGACGCGTGGATGGGCGAGCACGGCGGCGCGATCGTCAACGTGTCGTCGATCGCGGGCCTTCGCACGTCGCCGGGCATCGGCATGTACGGCGTGAGCAAGGCGGCGCTGATCCGCCTTACCACCGAACTCGCACAGGAGCTGGCACCCGCCATCAGGGTCAACGCCGTGGCGCCTGCCGTGGTGAAGACCTCGTTCGCCACAGCCCTCTACGCCGACAAGGAAGACGAGGTCGCCGCCGCCTACCCGATGAAACGGCTCGGTGTTCCGTCCGATGTGGCCGGTGTGGTCACGTTCCTGCTCTCGGAGCAGGCGGCGTGGATCACCGGGCAGACGCTCGTCGTCGATGGCGGTGTCACGCTCGGCGGTGGGCTGTGA
- a CDS encoding ATP-binding protein — MITNLLVANRGEIALRIVSTCREWGVGTVAVYSDPDEGAPHVAAADAAVHLPGAAPSDTYLRVDAVVSAALAAGADAVHPGYGFLSENAEFARAVLDAGLVWVGPAPECIALMGSKIESKRVVAAAGVPVLDELDPENLTGDEFPVLVKASAGGGGRGMRVVRRRAEIAEALAAARAEAASAFGDAAVFCERYLERGRHIEVQVLADTHGTVWAVGERECSIQRRHQKVVEEAPSGVDETLRQRLFDAARAVCRAVGYVGAGTVEFLVTDGGGDGDGEDGEFFFLEMNTRLQVEHPVTECVTGLDLVAWQLRIAEGSPLHGEPPRPRGHAIEARLYAEDPRAGWRPCGGTLHRFEVGNVRAEFTVPDRHGIRLDSGVADGTVVSTHYDPMLAKVIAWGPDRTSAARMLAGALTSARVHGPVTNRDLLVAVLRHPDFLAGDTHTDFLTRHARDLLATGPDEDAVRLSALAAALADAEYNRSRARALAALPPAWRNVSSAPQAKTYRHGGDEHTVRYTATRSGLAPVDDPGVTVAAVTPEHVVLCRDGVRRTFRVARYPGQVVVDSPLGSVSLTPAPRFAGHHAELADGSLVAPMPGTVSRLAVSVGDAVRAGQPLLWLEAMKMEHQIAAPADGVVTALAVTEGVQVEQDTVLAVVTQAETGGTGEAEATGEAGESGQRQSGDGTGARTAKESA; from the coding sequence GTGATCACGAACCTGCTGGTGGCCAACCGGGGCGAGATCGCGTTGCGGATCGTCAGCACGTGCCGTGAGTGGGGCGTCGGCACGGTCGCGGTGTACTCCGACCCTGACGAGGGCGCCCCGCACGTCGCCGCCGCCGACGCGGCCGTCCACCTGCCGGGGGCCGCGCCCTCGGACACCTACCTGCGGGTGGATGCGGTCGTGTCGGCCGCGCTGGCGGCGGGAGCCGACGCCGTCCATCCCGGGTACGGGTTCCTGTCCGAGAACGCCGAGTTCGCCCGCGCGGTGCTCGACGCGGGCCTGGTGTGGGTGGGCCCGGCACCGGAGTGCATCGCGCTCATGGGCTCGAAGATCGAGTCCAAGCGCGTCGTGGCCGCAGCGGGTGTGCCCGTGCTCGACGAACTCGACCCGGAGAATCTCACCGGTGACGAGTTTCCCGTGCTGGTGAAGGCGTCGGCAGGCGGGGGCGGCAGGGGCATGCGCGTGGTCCGCCGCCGCGCTGAGATCGCGGAGGCGCTGGCGGCGGCGAGGGCCGAGGCGGCGTCGGCGTTCGGGGACGCGGCCGTGTTCTGCGAGCGCTACCTCGAACGCGGACGGCACATCGAGGTGCAGGTGCTGGCCGACACCCACGGCACCGTGTGGGCCGTCGGCGAGCGCGAGTGCTCCATCCAGCGCAGGCACCAGAAGGTGGTGGAGGAGGCACCGTCCGGTGTGGACGAGACGCTGCGGCAGCGGTTGTTCGACGCCGCGAGGGCGGTGTGCCGGGCCGTCGGCTACGTCGGCGCAGGCACCGTCGAGTTCCTCGTCACCGACGGCGGCGGCGATGGCGATGGCGAGGACGGCGAGTTCTTCTTCCTGGAGATGAACACGCGCCTTCAGGTGGAGCACCCCGTCACCGAGTGCGTCACCGGCCTCGACCTGGTGGCGTGGCAGTTGCGCATCGCCGAGGGCAGTCCCCTCCACGGTGAACCCCCTCGCCCTCGCGGGCACGCGATCGAGGCCCGCCTCTACGCCGAGGACCCCCGCGCGGGCTGGCGTCCGTGCGGCGGGACGCTGCACCGGTTCGAGGTCGGGAACGTACGGGCGGAGTTCACGGTGCCGGACCGCCACGGTATCCGGCTCGACAGCGGGGTCGCCGACGGAACCGTGGTGAGCACGCACTACGACCCGATGCTGGCCAAGGTCATCGCCTGGGGGCCCGACCGGACGTCGGCGGCGAGGATGCTCGCCGGTGCGCTCACCTCGGCGCGCGTGCACGGCCCGGTCACCAATCGCGACCTGCTGGTGGCGGTGCTGCGCCACCCCGATTTCCTGGCGGGCGACACCCACACCGACTTCCTCACCCGCCACGCCCGCGATCTCCTCGCCACCGGCCCCGATGAGGACGCCGTGCGGTTGTCGGCGCTGGCCGCCGCACTCGCCGACGCCGAGTACAACCGCTCGCGGGCCCGGGCGCTGGCGGCCCTGCCACCGGCATGGCGCAACGTGTCATCGGCCCCGCAAGCGAAGACCTACCGGCACGGTGGGGACGAGCACACCGTCCGCTACACCGCGACCCGGTCCGGCCTGGCGCCGGTGGACGACCCCGGTGTCACCGTGGCCGCCGTGACACCGGAGCATGTCGTGTTGTGCCGGGACGGCGTGCGCCGCACGTTCCGGGTGGCCCGCTATCCGGGGCAGGTCGTCGTGGACTCCCCGCTGGGCTCGGTCTCCCTGACCCCCGCGCCCCGCTTCGCCGGCCACCATGCGGAACTCGCCGACGGATCACTCGTGGCGCCCATGCCCGGCACGGTCTCCCGCCTCGCCGTGTCGGTCGGCGACGCGGTGCGGGCGGGACAGCCACTGCTGTGGCTGGAGGCGATGAAGATGGAACACCAGATCGCGGCGCCGGCCGACGGTGTCGTCACCGCACTCGCCGTCACCGAGGGCGTGCAGGTGGAGCAGGACACCGTCCTGGCCGTGGTCACCCAGGCCGAGACCGGCGGGACCGGCGAGGCAGAGGCGACCGGCGAGGCAGGCGAGTCCGGACAACGACAGTCCGGTGACGGCACCGGTGCGAGGACAGCGAAGGAGTCGGCGTGA
- a CDS encoding acyl-CoA dehydrogenase family protein, translated as MSRSDPFGTPERRELRRTVRRFVTTEVLPHLDDWERDGELPRSLHRTAAEAGLLGVSFPDSVGGSGGDVLDVVTIIEEAHYAGASGGVIAALFTGGIALPHLVEAGDEGQIDRWVRPTLAGRTIGALAITEPDGGSDVAALRTTAVRDGDHYVVNGAKTFITSGCRADFVTTAVRTGGPGAGGLSLVVIEKGTPGFTVGRRLEKMGWHCSDTAELSFTDVRVPVANRVGAENSAFAQLATQFVTERLTLAVQAYATAQRALETTVEWCRLRETFGRPLISRQSVQHTLTEMARRIDVARSYVREVAVRYAAGEDVVAQTCFAKNTAVEAGTWVVDRAVQLHGGLGYLRESEVERHYRDVRILGIGGGTSEIMTQLAAKRLGYAS; from the coding sequence GTGAGCCGGTCCGATCCGTTCGGCACGCCCGAACGCCGCGAGCTGCGCAGGACGGTGCGACGCTTCGTGACCACCGAGGTGCTGCCGCACCTGGACGACTGGGAGCGTGACGGCGAGCTGCCGCGTTCGCTGCACCGCACGGCGGCGGAGGCCGGGCTGCTCGGCGTGTCCTTCCCCGACAGCGTCGGCGGGTCCGGCGGCGACGTGCTCGACGTCGTGACGATCATCGAGGAGGCGCACTACGCCGGAGCCTCGGGCGGCGTCATCGCGGCCCTGTTCACCGGCGGCATCGCCCTGCCGCACCTCGTCGAGGCAGGGGACGAGGGCCAGATCGACCGGTGGGTGCGGCCCACGCTGGCCGGGCGCACCATCGGGGCGCTCGCGATCACCGAACCGGACGGCGGCTCGGACGTCGCGGCACTGCGCACCACAGCCGTGCGCGACGGCGACCACTACGTCGTCAACGGCGCGAAGACGTTCATCACCTCAGGTTGCCGCGCCGATTTCGTCACCACGGCCGTGCGCACCGGAGGGCCTGGCGCCGGTGGTCTGTCGCTGGTCGTGATCGAGAAAGGCACGCCGGGCTTCACCGTCGGCCGCAGGCTGGAGAAGATGGGCTGGCACTGCTCCGACACGGCCGAACTGTCGTTCACGGATGTGCGGGTTCCGGTCGCCAACCGGGTCGGCGCCGAGAACAGCGCCTTCGCCCAGCTCGCCACGCAGTTCGTCACCGAACGCCTCACGCTCGCCGTGCAGGCGTACGCGACGGCGCAGCGCGCGCTGGAGACGACCGTCGAGTGGTGCCGCCTCAGGGAGACGTTCGGCAGGCCGTTGATCTCGCGGCAGAGCGTGCAGCACACGCTGACGGAGATGGCCCGCCGCATCGACGTCGCCCGCTCCTACGTGCGCGAGGTCGCCGTGCGGTACGCGGCGGGCGAGGACGTCGTCGCGCAGACGTGCTTCGCCAAGAACACGGCCGTCGAGGCGGGAACCTGGGTGGTGGACAGGGCAGTTCAGCTCCACGGCGGACTCGGCTACCTCCGTGAGTCCGAAGTGGAGCGCCATTATCGGGACGTGCGCATCCTCGGCATCGGGGGCGGGACCTCGGAGATCATGACGCAGCTGGCGGCGAAACGACTGGGATACGCCTCATGA